The Xanthobacter flavus genome includes a window with the following:
- a CDS encoding isochorismatase family protein, whose amino-acid sequence MTPSPKKTSVLPSGGGAALMNPSDTVILLLDHQSGLFQTVKDIPVADLRRNVEMIARLSTLLNIPVITTASEPAGTNGPLMPEIHQLAPHAVYVPRKGEVNAWDNDDFVAQVEATGRRTLVMAGVWTSVCVMFPALDAKVAGYEVYAVVDASGDPSEMASRTSLARFVQGGVKPASTNALLSELHRTWARPEAASLAQLYGLVAPNYAAVPSRSPRSRCPVRTLRSHLVSRSDERKLQRWSWRDNAPNSNVPETLQLTLREHRVRYWACPLHGEADLDDATELAPIGYGPEALHLSARLYFTPWTGSGCPSIRIWKTK is encoded by the coding sequence ATGACACCGTCGCCCAAGAAGACCAGCGTCCTCCCGAGCGGAGGGGGTGCCGCGCTGATGAACCCTTCGGATACAGTCATTCTTCTCCTCGATCATCAGTCCGGCCTATTCCAGACCGTGAAGGATATTCCTGTCGCGGACCTGCGCCGCAATGTGGAGATGATCGCGCGGCTCAGCACGCTTCTCAATATTCCGGTTATCACGACCGCCTCGGAGCCCGCCGGAACCAATGGCCCGCTGATGCCGGAGATTCACCAACTCGCGCCCCATGCCGTTTACGTTCCGCGCAAGGGCGAGGTGAACGCCTGGGACAATGACGACTTCGTCGCGCAGGTCGAGGCCACGGGCCGCAGGACGCTCGTCATGGCCGGCGTCTGGACCAGCGTCTGCGTGATGTTTCCCGCCCTTGATGCCAAGGTCGCGGGATATGAGGTCTATGCGGTGGTGGATGCCTCGGGCGACCCCAGCGAGATGGCTTCCCGCACCTCCCTGGCCCGCTTCGTTCAAGGTGGCGTGAAGCCTGCATCAACGAATGCCCTCCTGTCGGAACTCCACAGGACATGGGCGCGACCGGAAGCCGCCAGCCTGGCCCAGCTATATGGACTTGTTGCGCCCAACTATGCTGCCGTACCTTCCCGCTCTCCGCGATCACGCTGTCCAGTTCGGACTCTGCGGTCGCATCTGGTTTCTCGGTCGGACGAGCGGAAGCTTCAGCGGTGGTCATGGCGCGATAACGCGCCGAATTCGAATGTTCCTGAGACGCTTCAGCTTACGTTGCGTGAGCACCGGGTGCGGTATTGGGCTTGCCCCCTTCATGGTGAAGCGGATTTGGACGACGCCACGGAGCTTGCTCCGATAGGTTATGGCCCCGAAGCGCTCCACCTGTCCGCAAG
- a CDS encoding MBL fold metallo-hydrolase, whose product MANLSRRALAFGLPLGLVGGSALQILTTGHSAAEAPAAGPAPSPVAARVTPLAQIRVGRFTVTALTDGYADMPYTFFPGRTAAQVEQAAVSQFVARPSGVRFVFNQYLIEDGARRILLDTGPAGSIGQTGALPQALAATGLRRDQIDAVIVTHMHEDHMGGLVVGGQNNYPNAELYIDQRDVKHWTDPAKRAGAPDYLQNSFRMASEVVKLYPRLQAIDGEREVAPGVSIVDLTGHTPGHIGVRVADAGQSLIMVSDMLFPVVHPQATDVGFLFEQDRAAAKAMRDRFFPLAASEGALIAATHMPFPGLGRVVLDRGQMRWQVADWALQS is encoded by the coding sequence ATGGCCAACCTTTCCCGCCGCGCCCTCGCGTTCGGCCTTCCTCTGGGTCTTGTCGGGGGCAGCGCTCTCCAGATCCTCACCACCGGCCACAGTGCTGCGGAAGCCCCGGCGGCCGGTCCTGCCCCCAGTCCCGTCGCGGCCCGGGTGACTCCGCTGGCGCAGATCAGGGTCGGCCGCTTCACCGTGACGGCGCTCACGGACGGGTATGCGGACATGCCCTACACCTTTTTCCCCGGCCGGACGGCCGCCCAGGTCGAGCAGGCTGCCGTGTCGCAGTTCGTCGCGCGGCCGAGCGGCGTCCGCTTCGTCTTCAACCAGTATCTGATCGAGGATGGCGCGCGCCGCATCCTTCTCGATACGGGCCCGGCCGGCTCCATCGGTCAGACCGGCGCGCTGCCGCAGGCGCTCGCAGCCACCGGGCTGCGCCGCGACCAGATCGACGCGGTCATCGTGACTCACATGCACGAGGACCACATGGGCGGCCTGGTGGTCGGCGGGCAGAACAACTATCCCAATGCTGAACTCTACATCGATCAGCGGGACGTCAAGCATTGGACTGATCCGGCCAAGCGCGCCGGCGCCCCCGATTATCTTCAGAACAGCTTCCGGATGGCATCCGAGGTGGTGAAGCTCTATCCCCGGCTCCAGGCGATCGACGGCGAGCGTGAGGTGGCGCCGGGGGTCTCGATCGTCGACCTGACCGGGCACACCCCCGGCCACATCGGCGTGCGGGTCGCCGATGCCGGGCAGAGCCTCATCATGGTCTCCGACATGCTGTTCCCCGTGGTACATCCGCAGGCGACGGACGTGGGCTTTCTGTTCGAGCAGGATCGCGCCGCCGCAAAGGCCATGCGCGACCGCTTCTTTCCCCTCGCAGCCTCCGAAGGCGCCCTGATCGCCGCGACCCATATGCCCTTCCCCGGGCTTGGACGGGTCGTGCTGGACCGTGGCCAGATGCGCTGGCAGGTGGCGGACTGGGCCCTGCAGTCCTGA
- a CDS encoding LysR family transcriptional regulator: MDRFDAMTVLLAVVEAGSLSGGARHLRAPLATVSRKVSELEHHLGTPLFVRSRGGLRLTETGRAFVAAARRIVGQLEEAEREAAGEFSTPRGTLHVTAPIAFGERHLLPVALEFLAQYPDICLRLMLADRQISLVDEHVDVALRIGHLTDSTLIATRVGSVSRVICASPAYLAGRGTPSRPEDLASHDGIGFQGFAAAPEWRYRRDSAAFTVEPRPRLSVNTTEAAIQAACAGLGVIRVLSYQVADEIKSGQLQILLPEFAPEPLPVSLIYPQAEVLPLKVRSFLDWTAPRLRARMATLGADGS, from the coding sequence ATGGACCGCTTCGATGCTATGACCGTGCTGCTGGCCGTCGTCGAGGCAGGCAGCCTCTCGGGCGGCGCCCGGCACCTGCGGGCGCCGCTGGCGACGGTGAGCCGGAAGGTTTCCGAACTCGAGCATCACCTGGGAACCCCGCTGTTCGTGCGCAGTCGCGGGGGACTGCGGCTGACTGAAACCGGCCGCGCTTTCGTGGCGGCGGCCCGCCGCATCGTCGGCCAATTGGAGGAGGCGGAGCGGGAAGCGGCCGGCGAATTCAGCACCCCGCGCGGGACGCTGCATGTCACCGCGCCCATTGCCTTCGGGGAGCGCCATCTCTTGCCCGTCGCACTCGAATTTCTTGCGCAATATCCCGACATCTGTCTGCGCCTCATGCTGGCCGACAGGCAGATCAGTCTCGTGGACGAGCACGTCGACGTTGCCCTGCGCATCGGACACCTGACGGACAGCACCCTCATTGCCACCCGCGTCGGCAGCGTCAGCCGGGTGATCTGCGCCAGCCCCGCCTATCTCGCAGGACGCGGCACGCCGTCTCGGCCGGAAGATCTCGCCTCCCATGACGGGATCGGCTTCCAGGGCTTCGCCGCCGCGCCCGAATGGCGCTACCGGCGCGACAGTGCCGCCTTCACCGTCGAGCCGCGCCCGAGATTGTCCGTGAACACGACGGAGGCCGCCATTCAGGCGGCGTGTGCCGGTCTCGGGGTCATCCGCGTCCTGTCCTATCAAGTGGCGGACGAGATTAAGTCCGGCCAGTTGCAGATCCTCCTCCCGGAGTTTGCGCCGGAGCCGCTTCCGGTGAGCCTCATCTATCCGCAGGCCGAGGTGCTGCCTCTGAAGGTTCGCAGCTTCCTGGACTGGACCGCCCCGCGCCTGCGCGCCCGCATGGCCACGCTCGGGGCGGACGGATCGTGA
- a CDS encoding universal stress protein: MASTIAPARRVRRDHVRAVLTLRNVLRAGAARTRGARPEEDDGGVTMIRNLLLLLGESPAGAVANAYARGLARRGDVSLTALAGIDLSYIEAPMLGTIGGAAYHARMESGLQSAAERASNTLTEAFARDCAREGIPAAQLAFKGDPFDQVTAASALCDLVVAGHDVTFRGTGRERNSDTLSQLLQAAPRPVLVCPDVAPAGGDVLVAYDGSLPAMRALQLFVLLGCWADRSITVVSVDTQSETAERLATDAQTYLSRHGYAVSTRPITSGAHPSEVIDSHVVDGFELLVMGAYGRRGLREFIFGSTTQTVVGLPKTCIFLYH, from the coding sequence ATGGCATCCACGATCGCACCGGCGCGCCGAGTGCGGCGCGACCATGTGCGCGCCGTATTGACCTTGCGTAATGTGCTACGAGCAGGAGCGGCGCGCACCCGCGGCGCGCGACCGGAGGAAGACGACGGAGGCGTTACGATGATAAGAAATCTGTTGCTTCTGTTGGGGGAAAGCCCCGCCGGCGCGGTTGCCAATGCGTATGCCAGAGGGCTTGCCCGACGCGGCGATGTGTCCCTGACAGCACTGGCCGGGATCGATCTCTCCTACATCGAAGCTCCCATGCTGGGGACCATCGGGGGCGCCGCCTATCATGCGCGGATGGAAAGCGGCCTCCAGAGCGCGGCCGAGCGGGCCAGCAACACCCTGACCGAGGCCTTTGCGCGGGACTGCGCGCGGGAAGGCATCCCCGCCGCCCAGCTTGCCTTCAAGGGAGATCCCTTCGATCAGGTCACAGCGGCCAGCGCGCTCTGCGATCTCGTCGTCGCCGGCCACGACGTGACGTTCCGCGGCACCGGCAGAGAGCGCAATTCGGATACGCTGAGCCAGCTTCTGCAAGCCGCGCCGCGGCCGGTGCTGGTCTGCCCGGACGTGGCGCCAGCCGGCGGCGACGTGCTGGTGGCCTATGACGGCAGCCTTCCCGCCATGCGCGCGCTTCAGCTTTTCGTCCTTCTGGGGTGCTGGGCGGACCGCAGCATCACCGTCGTTTCGGTGGATACGCAGAGCGAGACGGCGGAACGCCTCGCGACCGATGCTCAGACCTATCTGAGCCGGCATGGCTACGCGGTGTCGACCAGGCCCATCACCTCAGGCGCCCATCCCTCCGAGGTCATCGATAGCCATGTGGTGGACGGGTTCGAGCTCCTGGTGATGGGCGCATACGGGCGGCGCGGACTCAGGGAGTTCATCTTCGGCTCCACCACGCAGACCGTCGTGGGCCTGCCGAAAACCTGTATCTTCCTGTATCACTGA
- a CDS encoding monovalent cation/H+ antiporter subunit A → MTLLLVVLVPFFGALLPPLVIRSGRDTCAMATAAVTLLALALLMSHAPAVFSGEVPKAEIPWVPAMGLSFSVFADGLGFFFAAMILTIGLLVIIYARYYLSREDPMGRFFTYLLLFQGAMVGVVLSDNVVALLVFWEMTSLTSFLLIGFWRKRADARQGARMALVVTGGGGLALIAGLLLVAEAAGSYQLSDILARGDVVRASPLYLPALGLVLLGAFTKSAQFPFHFWLPHAMAAPTPVSAYLHSATMVKAGVFLLARLWPVLAGTDAWFLIVAPVGLATMLIGAVIALFKDDLKALLAFSTVSHLGLMTMLLGFGTPMAAVAAVFHIINHATFKAALFMSAGIVDHETGTRDIRRLGGLLWLMPVTGTLALLASASMAGVPLFNGFLSKEMMLEETAHTAYLGLDFLFPVLATVAALFSVAYSARFAIGTFLGKARDDYPHHPHDPPLGMWLPVAVLVVPVIAIGILPGAVAGPLVALTAGAVIGGPLPEYHLALWHGITPALVMSLAAFAGAALLLLGFARADALRLRLPRLDAKAMFETTSAGLVVASRRAVAAVHDGSLPRYAGVILATLVAVGGYGFWSATHAAGSRPLLPVSLPAATAFLALLLASGMVLLRHGDRLTALILTGVVGVIVALAFLQFSAPDLALTQISVDVVTTILMLLALNLLPKTTPREESRAVRWRDGLLAGLAGLGVAGLAYGVMTRDGTSISDYYLSESKPGGGGTNVVNVILVDFRGYDTFAEIIVLGIAALAIYALLDPALKGAAVRRIKAMLPHEEALDAHPLLLVMATRVLLPLSLVVGTYIFLRGHNEPGGGFVAGLVVAIALIMQYIASGYGWAAARMRVDAQSYIGAGVAIAGLTGVAAFLFGRPFLTSTFGYLTWPVVGKFEVASAMAFDLGVFLTVVGVMVLSLAQLSRVSRRIDPAPDNQEPMDVRLEPSASRAREG, encoded by the coding sequence ATGACACTCCTCCTCGTTGTCCTTGTTCCGTTTTTCGGCGCGCTGCTGCCGCCGCTGGTCATCCGCTCCGGCCGCGACACGTGTGCGATGGCGACGGCGGCCGTCACGTTGCTCGCTCTCGCGCTGCTGATGAGCCACGCGCCGGCCGTCTTCTCCGGCGAGGTACCGAAAGCCGAAATACCATGGGTCCCGGCCATGGGCCTGTCATTCTCGGTGTTCGCGGACGGGCTCGGCTTCTTCTTCGCGGCGATGATCCTCACCATCGGCCTCCTGGTCATCATCTATGCGCGCTATTACCTCTCGCGCGAGGATCCCATGGGTCGCTTTTTCACCTATCTGCTCCTGTTCCAGGGGGCGATGGTGGGCGTGGTGCTCTCCGACAACGTCGTCGCGCTGCTCGTCTTCTGGGAGATGACGAGCCTCACCTCCTTCCTGCTCATCGGCTTCTGGCGCAAGCGCGCCGACGCGCGGCAGGGCGCGCGCATGGCCTTGGTTGTGACAGGCGGCGGCGGGCTCGCTCTCATCGCCGGGCTGCTGCTGGTGGCCGAGGCTGCGGGCTCCTACCAATTGTCGGACATCCTGGCGCGGGGCGACGTGGTGCGCGCCTCGCCGCTCTACCTGCCGGCGCTGGGGCTGGTGTTGTTGGGCGCCTTCACCAAATCGGCCCAGTTCCCGTTCCATTTCTGGCTGCCCCACGCCATGGCGGCGCCGACACCGGTCTCGGCCTATCTGCACTCCGCCACCATGGTGAAGGCGGGTGTGTTCCTGCTCGCACGGCTGTGGCCGGTGCTTGCCGGCACAGACGCCTGGTTTCTCATCGTCGCGCCGGTGGGGCTCGCCACCATGCTCATCGGCGCGGTGATCGCGCTGTTCAAGGACGATCTGAAGGCACTGCTGGCCTTCTCCACGGTCAGCCATCTCGGGCTCATGACCATGCTGCTCGGATTCGGCACGCCCATGGCCGCGGTGGCGGCGGTGTTTCACATCATCAACCACGCGACCTTCAAGGCCGCCCTGTTCATGAGCGCCGGCATCGTCGATCACGAGACGGGCACGCGCGACATCCGCCGCCTCGGCGGCCTCCTCTGGCTGATGCCCGTCACGGGCACGCTGGCGCTTCTGGCGTCGGCCTCCATGGCCGGCGTGCCGCTGTTCAACGGCTTCCTGTCCAAGGAGATGATGCTGGAGGAGACCGCCCACACCGCCTATCTCGGCCTCGATTTCCTGTTCCCCGTGCTGGCGACGGTGGCTGCGCTGTTCTCGGTGGCCTATTCGGCGCGCTTCGCCATCGGCACCTTCCTCGGCAAGGCGCGGGACGATTATCCCCACCATCCGCACGATCCGCCGCTCGGCATGTGGTTGCCGGTGGCCGTGCTGGTGGTGCCGGTCATCGCCATCGGCATCCTGCCCGGTGCCGTCGCCGGCCCGCTGGTGGCATTGACCGCCGGTGCGGTGATCGGCGGCCCGCTGCCGGAGTATCATCTCGCGCTCTGGCATGGCATCACGCCCGCCCTTGTCATGAGCCTTGCCGCCTTCGCCGGAGCAGCCCTGCTCCTGCTCGGCTTCGCCCGCGCCGACGCGCTCCGCCTTCGCCTGCCGCGCCTCGATGCCAAGGCCATGTTCGAGACGACCAGCGCAGGCCTGGTTGTCGCCAGCCGCCGCGCCGTGGCAGCGGTTCATGACGGGTCGCTGCCGCGCTATGCCGGGGTGATCCTCGCCACGCTGGTGGCGGTCGGCGGCTACGGCTTCTGGAGCGCGACGCATGCGGCCGGAAGCCGGCCGCTGCTGCCGGTGAGCCTGCCGGCCGCGACCGCCTTCCTGGCCCTGCTCCTCGCCAGCGGCATGGTCCTGCTGCGCCATGGCGATCGGCTCACTGCGCTCATCCTCACCGGCGTGGTGGGCGTCATCGTGGCCCTCGCCTTCCTCCAGTTTTCCGCGCCCGACCTTGCCTTGACGCAGATTTCCGTGGACGTGGTGACGACCATCCTGATGCTGCTCGCCCTCAACCTTCTGCCGAAGACGACGCCGCGTGAGGAGAGCCGTGCCGTGCGATGGCGCGACGGTCTCCTGGCCGGTCTCGCGGGCCTCGGCGTCGCCGGTCTCGCCTATGGGGTGATGACCCGCGACGGCACCTCCATCTCGGACTATTACCTCTCGGAATCGAAGCCCGGCGGCGGTGGCACCAACGTGGTCAACGTGATCCTCGTGGACTTCCGCGGCTACGACACCTTCGCAGAGATCATCGTGCTCGGTATCGCCGCCCTCGCCATCTATGCGCTGCTCGACCCGGCCCTGAAGGGCGCCGCCGTGCGCCGGATCAAGGCGATGCTCCCCCACGAGGAGGCGTTGGACGCCCATCCCCTGCTGCTCGTCATGGCGACCCGCGTGCTGCTACCGCTGTCGCTGGTGGTGGGCACCTACATCTTCCTGCGCGGCCACAACGAGCCGGGCGGCGGCTTTGTCGCCGGCCTCGTGGTCGCCATCGCCCTGATCATGCAATACATCGCTTCCGGCTATGGCTGGGCGGCGGCGCGCATGCGGGTGGATGCGCAATCCTATATCGGCGCGGGCGTCGCCATTGCCGGCCTCACGGGTGTGGCGGCCTTCCTGTTCGGGCGGCCCTTCCTCACCTCCACCTTTGGCTATCTGACCTGGCCGGTGGTGGGCAAGTTCGAGGTCGCTTCCGCCATGGCGTTCGATCTCGGCGTATTCCTGACCGTGGTGGGCGTGATGGTGCTGTCGCTCGCCCAGCTCTCCCGGGTCTCTCGGCGGATTGATCCCGCCCCGGACAATCAGGAGCCGATGGATGTCCGGCTGGAGCCGTCCGCCTCCCGGGCGCGGGAGGGCTGA
- a CDS encoding Na+/H+ antiporter subunit C: MELLLAAGIGILTAVGLYLVLRAHTFPVILGLTFLSYAVNLFLFAMGRLTIDRPPVTVPDAAGYTDPLPQALVLTAIVISFGMTALIVVLALRGFLETGSDGSHLDAPRGDKGDAP; encoded by the coding sequence ATGGAGCTTCTCCTCGCCGCCGGCATCGGCATCCTCACCGCCGTCGGGCTCTACCTGGTGCTCCGGGCGCATACATTCCCGGTGATCCTCGGCCTCACTTTCCTGTCCTACGCGGTGAACCTCTTCCTCTTCGCCATGGGCCGTCTCACCATCGACCGGCCGCCGGTGACCGTGCCCGATGCGGCCGGCTACACCGACCCGCTGCCGCAGGCGCTGGTGCTGACGGCCATCGTCATCTCCTTCGGCATGACCGCCTTGATCGTGGTGCTGGCACTGCGCGGCTTCCTGGAGACCGGCTCCGACGGCTCCCACCTCGATGCGCCGCGCGGCGACAAGGGAGATGCGCCGTGA